A part of Limihaloglobus sulfuriphilus genomic DNA contains:
- a CDS encoding N-6 DNA methylase → MAKNKKTKNKRYNGQQSVNAAVKSICDIMRRSNCAGALQYVPELTWLLFLRILDEREHDEQRYCRAVGAEFTPSFEYPYRWQDWAAPNGKKRLELSESGMNKFFGFVNDELLPHLKELKNRPNASPRQKVISEILSGVEHVRIDTERNFQDVLDKVDEITTAAVDDTHVFTLSQVYEGLLLKMGEKGNDGGQFFTPREVIRAMAKAVEPVIGETVYDPCCGTGGFLAQSYEFMTGKDNKKINSPQQLDVLKHSTFYGREKENLIYPIALANLVLHGIDHPHLWHGNTLTGAAAYEGLFEHAPKQFDVILTNPPFGGKEGKDAQTRFAYKTGSTQVLFLQHIIDSLKNGGRCGMVLDEGLLFRTNETAFVQTKRKLLDECDLWCVVSLPGGVFTAAGAGVKTDLLFFTKGKPTEKIWYYDLSHLKIRKKSPLTQAHFEGFFRLLPGRKDSEYSWTVDITKLKAEAAKQAHPFQLHAAEHMHSAQNYTEKLKALKKQKPLDKDAIKETLAVIKDFEKKSREESQKAEQILNAVYDIKAVNPNIAPPPPPPPPAELIRLINKKSEEVNQAILELQKIS, encoded by the coding sequence ATGGCAAAAAATAAAAAGACAAAGAATAAACGATACAACGGCCAGCAGTCAGTAAACGCAGCCGTAAAATCAATATGCGATATAATGCGGCGGAGCAACTGCGCCGGGGCTTTGCAGTATGTCCCCGAGCTTACCTGGCTGTTATTTCTGCGTATCCTCGATGAACGCGAACATGACGAGCAGCGTTACTGCCGTGCTGTCGGCGCGGAATTCACCCCGTCGTTTGAGTATCCCTACCGCTGGCAGGACTGGGCGGCGCCAAACGGCAAGAAACGGCTTGAGCTGAGCGAGTCGGGCATGAATAAGTTCTTCGGGTTTGTCAATGACGAGCTGCTGCCGCATTTAAAAGAGCTGAAAAACCGGCCCAACGCCTCCCCTCGGCAGAAGGTTATAAGCGAGATACTCTCGGGCGTAGAACATGTGCGTATCGATACAGAACGCAATTTCCAGGATGTCCTTGATAAGGTTGACGAGATAACCACCGCCGCGGTTGATGATACGCACGTTTTTACCCTTTCACAGGTCTATGAGGGCCTTCTTCTCAAGATGGGCGAAAAGGGCAACGACGGCGGCCAGTTCTTCACCCCCCGCGAGGTTATCCGTGCCATGGCAAAAGCCGTTGAGCCTGTCATTGGTGAAACGGTATATGACCCCTGCTGCGGCACCGGCGGTTTTCTCGCGCAGTCATATGAGTTTATGACGGGCAAGGATAATAAAAAAATCAATTCTCCCCAGCAGCTCGACGTACTCAAACACAGCACCTTTTACGGCCGCGAAAAAGAAAACCTCATCTACCCGATAGCCCTTGCCAATCTTGTCCTGCACGGGATAGATCACCCGCACCTCTGGCACGGCAATACCCTCACCGGCGCAGCGGCGTATGAGGGGCTGTTTGAACACGCCCCAAAACAGTTTGACGTAATCCTTACAAATCCACCCTTCGGCGGCAAAGAAGGCAAAGACGCACAGACCAGATTCGCCTATAAAACCGGCTCGACACAGGTATTGTTTTTACAGCATATCATCGACAGCCTCAAAAACGGCGGCAGGTGCGGCATGGTACTCGATGAGGGGCTGCTGTTTCGTACCAATGAAACCGCTTTTGTCCAGACAAAACGCAAGTTGCTTGATGAGTGCGACTTATGGTGTGTCGTAAGCCTGCCCGGTGGAGTATTTACCGCGGCAGGCGCCGGCGTTAAAACAGACCTGCTGTTCTTCACCAAGGGTAAACCTACTGAAAAGATATGGTATTACGACCTCTCGCACCTGAAAATCAGAAAAAAATCTCCTCTGACCCAGGCGCATTTTGAAGGTTTCTTCAGGCTGCTGCCGGGCCGCAAAGACAGCGAGTACAGCTGGACTGTAGATATTACAAAACTCAAAGCCGAAGCCGCAAAACAAGCCCACCCGTTCCAGCTCCACGCCGCGGAACACATGCACAGCGCACAGAACTATACAGAAAAACTCAAGGCTCTGAAAAAACAAAAGCCCCTGGACAAAGACGCTATAAAGGAAACACTGGCGGTAATCAAAGATTTTGAAAAAAAATCAAGAGAAGAATCACAAAAAGCCGAGCAGATACTAAACGCGGTTTATGATATAAAGGCTGTAAATCCCAATATCGCACCTCCCCCGCCGCCACCGCCGCCGGCTGAGCTGATCAGACTGATAAATAAAAAATCCGAGGAAGTAAACCAGGCGATTCTTGAATTGCAGAAAATATCCTGA